A part of Nitrospiraceae bacterium genomic DNA contains:
- a CDS encoding branched-chain amino acid ABC transporter permease gives MKKFRTDLFSCSGFLILLLVLPKFLTNDYYTNTLTLSWIHAIIAVGLNLLIGYAGQISLGHAAFYGIAAYTTAILTTTFSLPIIAGMLAGIIVVAIVAYLIGIPTLKLKGHYLAMGTLGFGIIVYIFFNETISITGGPSGFTGIPRLNIFGFKFDSDLSYYYVVTVVLTLIIFVSLNIINSRIGRALRAIHTSESAAQIAGIDISKYKLFVFVLSAIFAAIAGVLYAHYLSFVAPSSFGFNFSIELLAMVVLGGMANIWGAVAGALFLTVLPEFLRTFENIEILLYGAILIVCMIFLPGGIAGGIFKIMKIFKREKAVDAEKQ, from the coding sequence GTGAAAAAATTCAGGACAGATCTTTTTTCATGCTCAGGCTTTCTGATTCTTCTGCTTGTCCTGCCAAAATTCCTGACTAATGACTACTACACAAACACACTAACGCTTTCATGGATCCATGCAATAATAGCCGTAGGACTTAACCTGCTTATCGGATACGCAGGGCAGATATCATTGGGTCATGCAGCATTTTACGGCATAGCCGCTTATACAACAGCAATACTCACCACAACATTCTCTTTGCCAATAATCGCTGGGATGCTTGCCGGAATCATAGTAGTTGCAATCGTCGCATATCTTATAGGAATTCCAACACTTAAATTAAAGGGACATTATTTAGCAATGGGGACACTCGGATTCGGGATAATTGTTTATATATTTTTCAACGAGACTATAAGCATTACAGGAGGGCCTTCAGGTTTTACAGGTATTCCCAGACTTAATATCTTCGGCTTTAAATTCGATTCAGACCTTTCATATTATTATGTTGTCACAGTAGTTCTTACTCTCATAATCTTTGTCTCGCTTAATATCATAAATTCCAGAATAGGCCGAGCCCTGCGTGCTATTCACACAAGCGAATCAGCCGCACAGATCGCAGGCATCGACATATCAAAGTACAAACTCTTTGTCTTTGTGCTTTCAGCCATCTTTGCAGCAATCGCAGGAGTGCTTTATGCGCATTATCTTTCATTTGTTGCGCCTTCTTCATTTGGGTTTAATTTTTCTATTGAGCTTCTTGCCATGGTAGTTCTCGGGGGTATGGCAAACATATGGGGAGCTGTTGCAGGCGCATTGTTTCTTACAGTCCTGCCTGAATTCCTAAGGACATTTGAAAACATAGAGATCCTCCTTTACGGTGCAATACTTATAGTCTGCATGATATTTCTTCCAGGCGGAATTGCCGGCGGAATTTTTAAAATCATGAAAATATTTAAAAGGGAAAAAGCAGTTGATGCAGAAAAACAATAA
- a CDS encoding branched-chain amino acid ABC transporter permease translates to MGISSYLQFLISGLTVGSTYGLTALGFTIIFNTTGIINFAQGEFVMLGGMLSVFFLKWFNLGLPVSISLAIITTTFVGAAIDRLAIRPAKKNSTINLIIITIGVSILIRGIAMLVWGKDTFSLPQFSGHEPLHFAGAAIMPQSIWILVITLLILMSLKIFFSKTIYGKGMLACSYDKKASYLVGIDVNKMVLFSFMISAMVGAIGGAILTPITLTSYDAGILLGLKGFSACIIGGLGNPFGAAAGGLILGVLESFGAGVISSAYKDAFAFFILLILLFVKPSGLFGQKSIKRV, encoded by the coding sequence ATGGGGATTTCGAGTTACCTCCAATTTCTCATTTCAGGGTTAACCGTGGGCAGTACATACGGGCTTACTGCCCTCGGGTTTACCATCATCTTTAATACAACAGGCATTATCAATTTCGCACAGGGAGAATTCGTGATGCTCGGCGGAATGCTGAGCGTATTCTTTCTTAAGTGGTTTAATCTCGGCCTTCCCGTTTCAATATCTCTTGCTATCATTACAACAACATTTGTCGGAGCTGCCATCGACAGACTTGCCATAAGACCGGCAAAAAAAAATTCGACAATAAATCTGATAATTATCACTATCGGCGTTTCAATACTCATAAGGGGAATTGCGATGCTCGTATGGGGGAAAGATACATTTTCGCTTCCTCAGTTCTCAGGTCATGAACCACTACACTTCGCAGGAGCTGCAATAATGCCGCAGAGCATCTGGATACTCGTCATAACTCTTTTAATACTTATGTCTTTGAAAATATTTTTCTCAAAAACAATCTACGGCAAGGGCATGCTTGCATGTTCATATGACAAAAAGGCTTCCTATCTTGTAGGCATTGACGTTAACAAAATGGTGCTTTTTTCCTTCATGATATCAGCAATGGTGGGAGCAATTGGCGGCGCAATACTCACTCCGATAACATTGACATCATATGATGCAGGCATACTCCTTGGCCTGAAGGGTTTTTCAGCATGCATTATAGGCGGTCTCGGAAATCCTTTTGGAGCTGCAGCAGGCGGACTTATACTGGGGGTTCTCGAATCATTCGGAGCAGGAGTTATATCTTCAGCATATAAAGATGCCTTTGCATTCTTCATACTTTTAATTCTTCTGTTTGTGAAACCATCAGGGTTGTTCGGGCAGAAAAGCATAAAGAGAGTCTGA
- a CDS encoding ACT domain-containing protein — MKVEQISVFLENKSGRLADVAGILAKAGINIRALSLADTTDFGILRLIVNNTETAKKILKENGFTVGKTEVIAVEVSDKPGGLAQILDAIQKNKINVEYMYAFVQKNGGNAIIIFRFDELEKAIEILTKAGINILKGEEVYAL; from the coding sequence ATGAAAGTAGAACAGATATCAGTATTTCTGGAGAACAAATCAGGGAGGCTTGCAGATGTAGCAGGAATCCTTGCCAAGGCAGGCATAAATATAAGAGCCCTTTCACTTGCAGACACAACTGACTTCGGGATATTAAGACTGATAGTAAACAACACAGAAACAGCAAAAAAAATACTGAAAGAAAACGGTTTTACTGTGGGGAAAACTGAAGTTATTGCGGTCGAGGTCTCAGATAAGCCCGGTGGCCTCGCACAGATACTTGATGCAATACAAAAAAACAAGATAAACGTGGAATATATGTATGCCTTTGTCCAGAAAAACGGTGGGAATGCAATAATCATATTCCGCTTTGACGAGCTAGAAAAAGCAATTGAGATACTGACAAAAGCAGGGATAAATATACTTAAAGGAGAAGAAGTATACGCTCTTTAA
- a CDS encoding ABC transporter substrate-binding protein codes for MKKIYLFIITLFFSCMLVSPALAEETIKIGAILSVTGPASFLGEPEKNTALMLKDQINSKGGIMGKKIELIIYDDETDVNKAVLAADKLLKKDKVVAVIGPTTSGNTFAIEEKFEKAGVPLISCAAAEKIVKPVKKWVFKTPQSDRHAVSKIFSQLLSKKIKKIAIITVSDGFGQAGREVLKELAPKMGIELVADEVYGPKDTDMTAQLVKIKGTDAEAIVCWGTNPGPAVIAKNRVQLGINIPLYMSHGVASKKFIELAGDSAEGIFLPAGRIIVAEQIPDKHPQKAMLKKYVKDYESKYKSPISAFGGHAWDALMLVVKAIETGKSVNPADIRNNLEKTRGFIGTAGIFNFTAEDHNGLDENAFEMVVIEKGNWKIIKK; via the coding sequence ATGAAAAAGATTTATTTATTTATCATCACTTTATTTTTTTCGTGTATGCTTGTCTCACCGGCATTGGCAGAAGAAACAATAAAGATAGGAGCCATACTCTCAGTAACAGGGCCTGCCTCTTTTCTGGGTGAGCCTGAGAAAAACACCGCCTTAATGCTTAAAGATCAGATAAACAGCAAGGGCGGCATAATGGGCAAAAAGATTGAACTTATAATCTATGACGACGAGACAGATGTTAACAAGGCAGTTCTTGCCGCAGACAAACTTCTCAAAAAAGATAAAGTCGTTGCTGTCATCGGACCTACCACTTCAGGAAATACATTTGCCATAGAAGAAAAATTCGAGAAAGCAGGAGTTCCTCTTATTTCATGCGCAGCAGCTGAGAAAATCGTGAAACCGGTAAAAAAATGGGTCTTTAAAACACCGCAGTCTGACAGACATGCAGTCTCAAAGATTTTCAGTCAACTGCTGTCTAAAAAAATCAAAAAAATTGCAATCATCACCGTATCAGACGGTTTTGGACAGGCAGGCAGAGAGGTATTGAAAGAGCTTGCTCCAAAAATGGGAATTGAACTCGTTGCTGATGAAGTATATGGACCAAAAGATACTGACATGACTGCACAGCTCGTAAAAATAAAAGGGACAGATGCAGAAGCTATTGTGTGCTGGGGAACAAACCCGGGGCCTGCTGTTATAGCAAAAAACAGAGTTCAGCTTGGAATAAATATTCCTCTTTATATGAGCCACGGCGTTGCATCAAAGAAATTTATTGAGCTGGCAGGCGATTCAGCAGAAGGAATATTTCTTCCAGCAGGAAGGATAATTGTTGCAGAGCAGATACCCGACAAGCATCCGCAGAAAGCAATGCTAAAAAAATACGTAAAAGATTATGAATCAAAATATAAATCTCCAATCTCGGCTTTTGGTGGACATGCATGGGATGCATTAATGCTTGTTGTAAAAGCCATAGAAACAGGGAAATCTGTTAATCCTGCTGACATAAGAAACAACCTAGAGAAAACAAGAGGATTTATAGGAACAGCAGGAATATTTAACTTCACCGCTGAAGACCATAATGGTCTTGATGAAAATGCATTCGAGATGGTCGTTATTGAAAAAGGCAACTGGAAGATAATCAAAAAATAG
- a CDS encoding ABC transporter substrate-binding protein has protein sequence MKKIYLFIITLFFSWVLVSPALAEETIKIGAILSVTGPASFLGEPEKNTALMLKDQINSKGGIMGKKIELIIYDDETDVNKAVLAADKLLKKDKVVAVIGPTTSGNTLAVMEKFEKAHIPLISLSASEKIVKPVKNYVFNVAPLDRFAVARLYKNLKASGIAKIGIITVSDGFGQSGREVLKELAPSFEIKILADEVYGPKDTDMTAQLVKIKGTSPDAIVCWGTNPGPAVIAKNRVQLGINIPLYMSHGVASKKFIELAGDSAEGLHLPAGRLIVAEQVPDNHPQKKVLVTYKKLYETKFKSPVSTFGGHAWDALYLIQKAVETGRSTNPESIRSNLEKISGFIGTAGIFNYSTSSHNGLDENAFEIIKIEKGNWKMLKKN, from the coding sequence ATGAAAAAGATTTATTTATTTATCATCACTTTATTTTTTTCGTGGGTGCTTGTCTCACCAGCATTGGCAGAAGAAACAATAAAGATAGGAGCCATACTCTCAGTAACAGGGCCTGCCTCTTTTCTGGGTGAGCCTGAAAAAAACACCGCCTTAATGCTTAAAGATCAGATAAACAGCAAGGGCGGCATAATGGGCAAAAAGATTGAACTTATAATCTATGATGATGAGACAGATGTTAACAAGGCAGTTCTTGCTGCCGACAAACTTCTCAAAAAAGATAAGGTTGTTGCTGTCATCGGACCTACCACTTCAGGAAATACTCTCGCAGTAATGGAAAAATTTGAGAAAGCGCATATCCCGCTGATATCGCTTTCAGCATCAGAGAAAATCGTTAAACCGGTAAAAAATTATGTTTTCAATGTTGCACCGCTGGACAGGTTTGCTGTTGCACGCCTATATAAAAATCTTAAAGCATCAGGAATCGCCAAAATAGGAATTATTACTGTATCTGACGGATTCGGACAATCAGGAAGAGAAGTTCTCAAGGAACTTGCCCCTTCCTTTGAAATAAAAATACTTGCTGATGAAGTATATGGACCAAAAGATACTGACATGACCGCACAGCTCGTAAAAATAAAAGGAACTTCCCCTGACGCAATCGTATGCTGGGGAACAAACCCCGGTCCTGCGGTTATTGCTAAAAACAGGGTTCAGCTGGGAATTAATATTCCTCTTTATATGAGTCACGGTGTTGCATCAAAAAAATTTATTGAGCTGGCAGGCGATTCAGCAGAAGGACTTCATCTTCCGGCAGGCAGACTGATAGTTGCAGAGCAGGTCCCTGATAATCACCCTCAGAAAAAAGTGCTTGTAACATATAAAAAGTTGTATGAAACCAAATTTAAATCTCCTGTCTCAACATTCGGCGGACATGCATGGGATGCACTTTATCTTATTCAAAAGGCTGTCGAAACAGGCAGATCAACTAATCCTGAGTCAATAAGAAGCAATCTGGAAAAGATAAGCGGTTTTATTGGAACAGCAGGCATCTTCAATTATTCAACTTCCAGTCACAATGGTCTTGATGAAAATGCATTTGAGATAATAAAAATAGAAAAGGGCAATTGGAAGATGCTTAAAAAAAATTAG